The following is a genomic window from Abditibacteriota bacterium.
CGAGATGGTCATGCCCGGTGACCACGTAGTCATCACTGCCGAGCTGATCCATGCTATCGCTATGGAAGAGCAGCTGCAGTTCGCTATCCGCGAAGGCGGCAGGACCGTAGGCGCCGGTATCGTTACCGAGATCATCGAATAAAGCGGAATATAAATGCAAAAC
Proteins encoded in this region:
- the tuf gene encoding elongation factor Tu (EF-Tu; promotes GTP-dependent binding of aminoacyl-tRNA to the A-site of ribosomes during protein biosynthesis; when the tRNA anticodon matches the mRNA codon, GTP hydrolysis results; the inactive EF-Tu-GDP leaves the ribosome and release of GDP is promoted by elongation factor Ts; many prokaryotes have two copies of the gene encoding EF-Tu); translation: EMVMPGDHVVITAELIHAIAMEEQLQFAIREGGRTVGAGIVTEIIE